Genomic window (Salvelinus fontinalis isolate EN_2023a chromosome 3, ASM2944872v1, whole genome shotgun sequence):
CTCCTGACACTCACGTGCCGTATCCCTAAAAAGAGAGTGAAATGCAATGCAGACACCAGACACTTCTCTCCACACCTGCTTCCTCTTTCTGTCTACTTTTAGAAGAATAGGAACTACTTTTTCCATTGAGTAGTCTAGGATCCCTTCACAACACACAGCAACATTCTCTGACCCTATAGttgaaatatacagtgcattttttTCAATTTCCGCCATTCACTACCATTCTACGGATACACgtgtacggtgtccatattaggacatcctCAGTATCACCATTCAATATCATTCCATCATAACCGtgtggtgtccatattaggactgCCTCAGTCTCAGCAGTCAGCTATTGTACTTGTTCCATCATCCATCAGTGTTCTCTCAGGTCTATGTGTTCTGATGTATGAGTCTGAATTGTCCCTGTATGTATTTGTACACTAGTGAAAAATCCAATGTCCCCTCTAGGGATCAATAACGTTTAATTTAATTTCAATTAAGTTTCATTCATCCAATTGGCTAGGCAGTAGGCAGTTGCCATTATGCTGGTTAGCTGGGATAGCTGGTATACACAGGTTAAGGTTGGGCACTCTGCGGTAGACAAAATGGAAGGGTTGCGAGTTTGGGTGGCTGTGTATCTCTGCTTTGATTCGCTGGGGGTGTGTGTCCGGGGCAAGCTGCTGACTGGTTGCCTCAGTGATGAGAAAGAGGGCGTGGTTCTCCGGGTCATGAACTTTGAACTTGTAGGCGCAGAGCGAGCATACTTCTTCGGTGGTGGAGTACGGGTGGACTAGGAGGGTTTTGGCTGTGCAGCCACTGTTGACTTCTTGTAAGGCGACTCGCAGGTAGTTCTAAAGGAGAAGGAATACAAGGAATGTGATACAGGTATCATTGATACAAATATACATGTCTGCAAACATGCAAAACAGATGTAAAATATACACATGCAAAAATACATCGTAGAAAATGacccaaagagagacagagaacataaCACGGATATCAGTTATATGCAGGTGCTCATGCAGGATCAGAACTGAGACACAAATACACAggaatgtgtgtttttttgtaaGACACACAGGGAGAAAGATGAAATAGCTCTAATACAACTCTATAGCCTCTATTATTTGTATGGCGTTTACAGAAAGACACAGCCATTTCAGAGCGAACAGAGAAAACCAAGACAACATGTCATTAGTGCACAATCACATGCATTAGATTAGTCCTATCTCATCTACCTATCAGCTTCCTTCTCAATATCACTCCCTTCTTGACCATCCCTAACCCGGAAATCAAACACATATTTTTCTTCCAAAATTGTCTTCATAGTTCCAGATCATTTTTGAATACAGATCCAGATACAGAGGGATAGTCTCCGCATGTCACCACCGGCGCTTCTCATGCAGATTGGTGTTGAGTGAAGTTGCCCCTTGACGctaatcttgggtcagttttgcatttccccccactaatggttaaggttaggattgggggaaagaaagctgatcctagatctgtacttaAGGGAAACTTCACACCGGAGCCATGCAGATTCAGTCTCCCCCGTGTCGGGGGAGGCGTTTTAGGGGGGGCGTTctttcaaactcactgcctgggGGTCAGATGGGGTTCAGGGCGATACCTGGAAGTCGTCCACGGAGGGTGCCGTGCGCTGGGCGGTGCGTCGGCGGTGCCACTGGTGCAGGGTGTCTCTGGCCTCGGAGCTGAGGACCCTGGCTGCCTGTTCCTCCTGGAAGTTCTTGATGAGAGCCATGGCCCCGTACGCACTGGTCAGGTAGTAGCCACCTGGGAGAGGGAAGGttggggagaaggggagaaggggaaagcaggcagggaaggaggagaccCAGGAAGAAAAATATAATACATGTCAATATGGGCATGCTGTAGTTTGACTGTGGACGTGTTAATGTGTCAACGAGGCTATACGAGGTGGAAAAGGACGTATACGGTTTATATGTTGGTGAAGAATACATTCTGGTGTAAACGTGAGTATATCGCATTGCACTCCTACAGTGGGTTTGGGACTGAGAACAGGACACTGGACTAGAGGAAGTGCCCTGGTAAGATAATCATCAGGAAGCCACTAACTAGAGGGACAATACCTTTTCCAAGGGAACCCACCCACACCTTATGAACATTCCAATTCACATTGTCTTCCTGTGGAACAAACTTGTTTCCTACCAAGCCTGCCTTCCAGTCTGGGCTTGAACTTGACCTGTAGTCACCCTGCACGACCTGAACTAACACATATGCATGGTTATGAACTTGATTTTGAGATAAATTGCCTGTTTATTGCAGAAAACAACGATGTTAGGGAGAGTGTACCaagattctagatttcatttatTATAGACCTGTCTAGATCTAATATTACTGTGAGTTAAAGTGAGGTAGGGCTGCGTTTTTACTGTGGTTTATGATACGGACACACAGGAGAACTGACCAGATTGTGTTGTCCTGACCCAAGTTCCTGAAGTTGGACTATGATTGGGCCAGGCAGATCTATTGTCAGTCCAGACACTGCCTCCTGTGCTTGTGTGAAGGTGAAATCTGTCACCACAAAACCTTGCAAGACGGCTAGTTCACTGGTTCGCTTAGCAGCATGACACAACACGAGCTTGACTCATTCTGATAGATCAATGTAGAGATAGATCAGTTGGAGgcgagacagacaggtagacctCCCCTCTTCAATGATCAGTCCAGGTAAACTGTATACCGTGGCATTGAATCCAGTGTCATTATGTGATGGTAGACCTACCCTCTCCATGCAGCAGTGAGGGGTCCAGCAGCTCCATCATGTAGAGGATCTCAGTGTCCAGCTGAGGCATGTCACACTGGGCCAGGACATAGGTCAGCATCGGTAGGAAGTCATCTGCTCCGTACAtcctccctgagagagagagagagattattattatttttatgttaatattgtacatctccaaagtaagctttggcaatatgtacattcttacgtcatgccaataaagcaaattgaattgaagggaattgagagagagagtggagagagagaagagagagcgagagagagagagagagagagagagagagagagagagagagagagagagagaggcatgtcaCAATGGGCCAGGACGTAGGCCAGCATGGGCTGGAAGTCATCCTCCCTGTACATCCTGCCTGAGAGAGAGTTACACAGCGGGGAAAGGCAAGGTGTGGTATAGGAAAGGTGTGGTCAGatgaaaacacacacatgaacacacaaacacacacatgaacacacaaacacacacatgaacacacaaacgaacacacaaacacacacatgaacacacaaacacacacatgaacacacaaacacacaatagaatttcaatataaaaaatatgttttatcaaACAGAAGAATTAAGAAAAAGTGCTTTTTAGTTTCCATCCTAAATTtactgaatttaaatggaattgatccTAATCTTGCGTAATAGACAACCAGGTACACTATAGACAAATATGTAGAACTTATTCACACTCTCTGCACATGCACCCTCCCTCCCAAAACACATCCTCCCCCCAATCCCACCTACCTGAGTTATCCTGCATGATGGTGTAGATGAGTTTACACACTCGGAGAAGCAGCGACACCTTCTTATCCGGGGAGTACATCTTCCTCATGTTGTGGAACTTGTGGCGGATCTTCTCGATGGCCATGAGGTCAGGGGGCACGGCCCCGTCCACACCCAGGTCCTGGGGCCTCCGGGTCTTAGCCAGGGCCAGGTTCTCCCTCAGCTGCTGCCAGCCTCCACTGCTCAcctaggaggagaggaaggaggagaaggtTTTGAGCGTAGATATTTAGCTATTAGAAGTGACAAAGCCCCAATGCTtaaatgggagaggagagagaggaaggtcaaGGTTATGGTTATAGATATAGAATTACTAGACAAACAAGGTTATGAATCATCATCATGGTCATGATCGTCATCTATTAATTATATTTATATGATCATTGTTCCTTCTATTTATTCTATTTCTATCATAGAAATGTAATTACTAGAAGGGGAGAAAACCTCTCAGACCTGTGGTTACGATGACATCAACTTCAGGATTCTCCACAGTGTAAACACTGCATATAAAATATATCCTGTTAAAAGACATGAGCTCCTTGACTAACGTTCTACTAACTTTCAGAATCAACCATGATTCTAACAGGTGCTGCAATGGAAAACCAAGCTCACCTGGAAGTCGTGCAGGGCCACCTCCACTACGCCCTTCAGCGGCTTCAACACACATTTGTGCATGGCCTTCTCCAGGACAGTGTCTAGAGATAAAACACAGACACATTGGGAGTTAGTGACCGCTTCCCCACACTGGCTTGTAAGTGCACCCACTAGCCCATATTGTGTAGTCAACTGAGTTCAATCAATCTAAACTGGATCAAGACACACTGCTGTGTGCAGTGCTTTCTTCATCTTTCTGGAGTTCAATCAATGTTTCACACAATTAGGAGGATGTGGTAAAACTCCCCGTTACATAAGAGCTTCACATTTAAACGTTTTACAGCGATGAATCTCATGCATCTGCAAACGCGTTTCCGCAATAAAACGGTAAACGTGAACGCTACAAAACGTCATGCAGTAAAATAAATACCATCCATAACAATTAACCTCAACTGACCCAGATGCAGTTTGACCGTGCAATGGCATTTTATTGTGCAATGGTGCGTACGCTGTGAAGAGCTACTTCCACTGTCGCGCCCTAGAACATAACCCAGACATAAACATAGCTGAACTTGCACACTAACAGACATCAAAAGCCTCAAGATCCTCAGGAGAATAAAGAATACGTCCTTGAACACAAACCACACCGTTTGATAAAACAATAGCCTACATCCATCACGTAGGCTATTCTATTATTTTTCATCTGACCTCAAACTGTATAAAATCAGTGTCAGCGAAGCGGTGCAGCCTGttttcaagcaaataactgtttcTCGTTCATTGCTGCTGATTAACTAGCGGTGACAGAGCCCATGAACCGTAGCCGGCAGCTGGGAACTGAGCCATAGTTTTTATCGATTATTTCAACGGGCTATTCTTATGTTATAACCTCATTAACGTGTGTATACATTTCCATTTGTTCACGCCACTTTATCATGCAAAGCCTTCATCCAAATTAATCTAGTGGCCTGTTGTGTGGAAAGCCTGAGAGTAGCAGAAGTCTAGACAGGAGGACTGCTTTATGGTGTTTGACATGAGCAATGCTGGGTTTTCCAGGAAAACAGagctgggagaaagagaaagagagagagagagaggcacagagagcttgagagagagagagagcttgagagaaagagagagagagaggggagtacagagagaggtacagagagcttgagagagagagagatagagagagagagagagagagagagagagagaggggtggggagtgtacagagagagagggggagtgtacagagagagagagagagggtgtacagagagagaaagaaagaaagaaagaaagaaagaaagaaaggttaGAAAACTCCCCACTCCCTACAGACTACACAGCACTGTATTCTTATACGTAAAGGAGCCCGTTTAGCAAAGCAATGTCAACCAAGGTAAAAACTGTGTAGCGTTTTACTGTCGGCTACATCTAATAAAATAAATCTGATTCTGAATACATGGAGAGGTCGGTAGATTATTAACATGGACTCGAGAGCTGGATAAACACACACTGGTTAATAGTTCATACACatgaagtaaacacacacactggttaatAGTTCATACACatgaagtaaacacacacactggttaatAGTTCATACACatgaagtaaacacacacactggttaatAGTTCATACACatgaagtaaacacacacactggttaatAGTTCATACACATGAAGTAAACACACACAATGGTTAATAGTTCATACACatgaagtaaacacacacactggttaatAGTTCATACACatgaagtaaacacacacactggttaatAGTTCATACACatgaagtaaacacacacactggttaatAGTTCATACACatgaagtaaacacacacactggttaatAGTTCATACACatgaagtaaacacacacactggttaatAGTTCATACACatgaagtaaacacacacactggttaatAGTTCATACACatgaagtaaacacacacactggttaatAGTTCATACACatgaagtaaacacacacactggttaatAGTTCATACACatgaagtaaacacacacactggttaatAGTTCATACACatgaagtaaacacacacactggttaatAGTTCATACACatgaagtaaacacacacactggttaatAGTTCATACACatgaagtaaacacacacacacgtccctctACACTTCCTTACTGCTGGTTTCCTGTCTCCTTTCAGGACTGGCCTTGGCTCCTTGGTATGTTGGGCAATGTTTGTTATGTTGCTATACCTCCTCTGTAAGCCTTGGGCTACACTGTAAGGCTTGGGCTACACTGTAAGCCTTGGGCTACAATGGGCTACACtccttagaaaaaagggttccaaaagggttctttatgGAGAgatagggttctaccaagaaccagTTTGATCAGAAGAACCCCTTTTGGAAGACAAGGGTCCTTTGTAAGCCAAATGGTTCTACCTACAACCTTTAACATCCTAAATTGTTTTTGGAAGAAAGGGTTCTTTGATgtttctttggaaggcaagaagggttcttcATAGAACCAGCTGTCCTTCATCACTGTTAGGGGACCTTTATACTGAAGAATGTGTCTAGTTTTTTATGATTTGCTTTTGGTGTATTGCCGTGTATAATAACACATATATTATTGTGTATATGAATATGTGGTTTAATGTGTTTATTGTATTTTGATGTGTATTGTGGTGCTCTACAGGGCTCATCtggaaaagagaccttggtctcagcattgactctgtcaaaataaaggtaaaaacaaatacaaaaaatacaaaaaataataatatactatttcccagcatgctctattgcagggagATTTTCAGAATAGTTCGTTTTActgtaatatctgtgtttttgcatgtacaatgattggttgatacattttatgctacacaaagataaataacatatcgTTTTTTAAACATCCAATCTGTACCCGatactgagatggttgttccagtttagatgatttTGGTACTCTCCGTATTCAATCTTGCCTACCctagcagtcattctgaatgcaggttgcaggtGATTAACAATTCCACTTGTTGGATATCGTAACTCTGGCTGAATTCCAATAGAAATTAAAGATCACTTTGCAagtcagcataatgtgacttgcaggcctgtaaaccaggagattaataacaccactgtgttagggtataactaggccctcaaagaaaAGCCAAAGACTTCtagaactaacccaagatagaccagagACTGTCGTTTCCAATAGGAGCAAATTCATCATAATGGACAgaaacaagcaaggaggtgggcagagccaagcatgagctagtgagatcctattggcgcgttctagcattcatttgcatatttccgttagggaacgcctactccgTGAAGTGCGTGTGTGCAATAACGCCATTCgcctttgcactccttctaaacaacaaCATATTTTACAACTTTAGCAAATGGGAAAGTCTACAAAATGCAGTCCACTCTGTTTGTTCCAGATTccagttttggaaacagaaaactgtatggagatcaaatgtttcatcaatgagaaaatttgcagaatgttggccaaaatccatctcgctttatcttctcccactgccggccactgggcttcctctgatcaccatatttggtagtgagtggaaacgccaaccggatgcttcacatttatacatccggtgaaatatctgacTCATTGTTCTATTTGTGGAAAGGCCTtatgatatacactaccgttcaaaagtttgggatcagcCTATACAATGAATCATACCATGACTCTACTCATAGGtcacctacactaccgttcaaaagtttggggtcacttagaaatgtccttgtttttgaaagaaaagcacattttttgtccattaaaataacatcaaattgatcagcaatacagtgtagacattgttaatgttgtaaatgtctattgaagctggaaacggctgatttattaaacaaatatctacataggtgtacagaggcccattatcagcaaccatcactcctgtgtttcaatggcacgttgtgttagctaatccaagtttatagttttgaaaggctaattgatcattagaaaacccttttgaaattatgttagcacagctgaaaactgttgtactgattaaagaagcaataaaactggccttctttagactagttgagtatctggagcatcagcatttgtgggttcgataacaggctcaaaatggccggaaacaaagaactttcttctgaatctcgtcagtctattcttgttctgagaaatgaaggctattccatgtgagaaattgccaagaaactgaagatctggtacaatgctgtgtactactctcttcacagaacagcgcaaactggctatagaattagggttaggtttggtTTTAGATTTAGGTTTggttttagggttaggtttggttttagggttaggtttggttttagggttaggggtttggggttaaggttagggaaaataggattttgaatgtgaATACCTTTTTTTGTTCCCCACTTGGATAGTAAAACcaacctgtgtgtgtatgtgtatgtgtgtcggtgggtgtctgtgtgtgttgacagTCCTCTGGTTCCCTTTATAAACACACACTTGGTTACTCTACCTCCATGCTCACGCTTTACCTCAATTACCAGTAAAACTATaaattttaccccccccccccttacctcaATTACTAGTAAATTGATCCAGTTTGGGCTTTTAAGTGACATTACGAGGATCTACACCCATTTCTCCCTAATGCATCTTATACATACAGTCTACACTGACATACTATGTCAACAGTGAGTGTAGGCGAGCACAGTCCAAACTTCACTTCTCTATTCCTGAGAGCCTTCCATAGCCTGCGGCTTTTACCATtacgtcagtctgtctgtctatacaggaaTCCCATTTGTGTTACTAGTCAGCTACCACTCCAACAACCACTTCTTCTCTGAACAATGCTTGGCTGTTGTTGTTTACAAAGAACAAGGGAAAAGAGACGAGTGTAAAATTATGGCTACATATTCATGCAAATACTTATTCAGCACAAACTCAATGAAAACCCTCTTTGACAACATTGGCTAAGTCAGCCTCCATCACAATTTCACTGTCAAACATTAGCACTTGCTTGCTTCAGCTCCGTGTTGTCAAAATGAGGATTTTGTAGCCTCCTCTAACTAGGCCTATTGTCTGTCATTAGTAAGTTCATACCATATTTGGTCCCACATTAAAAGAATCCCTGACATTTAGGGATTTTGGTTGGGAGATCATTGTCATTTTTGCCATTCCAATTGAACCACGAAAGAAGCTTGGCATTTGGCAGAACTGTGTGAATTTGTGCCAAGCTGGAGAGGCCAGGAATAGTTGACTGTAGGGAAGGGAGGGTACACTGGCATCTCACTGGCATCTCACTGGCATCTCCGTAACCCAACACTGGTTTCTATAAccagtctgtcacgttcctgacctgttttctgttgtgtggtatgtgtttaattggtcagggcgtgagttttgggtgggtagtctatgttatgtgttttctatgatgggttaatgggttgcctggtatggctctcaattagaggcaggtgtttgacgtttcctctaattgagagacatattaaggtaggctgtttcacattgttgtgggtggttgtctcctgtgtcagtgtttgtcgcgccacacgggactgtctcggtttatgtagtctgttcctgttcgtgagttcttcgtgttttatgtaagttccatgtccaggtctgtctactccgttttgttattttgttaattattcaagtgtatttcgttttgtgttttttcgtcttgtttaataaataatatgtcaagttacaacgctgcgtcttggtcaaatcaccactcctccttttcgtatgaagaggaggaggaattccgTTACACAGTCTGTCTTAACATGGACTAATAGGGAGCTCTTCGAATAGCTGGGCTAATTTTCATCATGTATATAGGTTAAGTCTTGACAGTTTATCACTGTAAATATGTTGTAAGTGGATTAGGTCACTGTGAAACTAGTTTTTAGGTGTTACTTCCCTATTAGAGCTGAAGTGGTCGGAGAGAGAGCCAACATGAGCAAATAATTGGGAtatgagaaacacacacaaacacacactcattcatGTGAAGTACATATGTATCTACCCACACACCAGCTTCCTTGTAGTCTGAGTTTCAATGATATGTACAGGAGGCTATAAGGACAACTCCCCCCCTACCCCACAcacaatccacacacacactcacctatcTGATCCTCGGGTATGAGTGATTCGATGGGTGGGTCCAGTTCGGAGCTCTGCGTCAGGTAGGCCTTCATCTGGGTCATGAACTGTCTGAGGGTCTGCAGGAGGTCTAAGCCTGACGTATGACAGCCCTTATTCTCCTGTACAAAACTGATATAATCCTGAACCAGGCATCCAAAGTAGGAACTCTTGTCCCTGGAGAGCTCTGCTATCCTCCTCACGGCTCGCCTTTCTGGGGTCATGAACGTGCTGAAGACTCCAGAAACTTTTCGGAAGCTCAGCGCAACTTTGACCCCGACTCCGACCCCTCTCCGGTGGGCTTTGAAGGGAGGACGAAGGCCCTGGTCCAGGTCGTTCTCCAGGCTGACGCCGTAGTCTTCCTCTTCTTCGTCACAGAGGTCTTCGTCGTCGCTGCTGTCATTGTTGTTGCCAAGGTGATGCCGTAATCTAAGAGGGGGGCTggcggggagggagaggggagggtgggAGTAGTCCAGAGAATCTGAGGAAGAGGTGGAGATGGACATGTCGCTCAGCCTCCCCTCTTGTCCCTCTCGCCTGGGGGTCTTACCCGGAGGGCTGGGGGGGCTACCAGCACCATTTCCCACTATGGAGGGAGCGGGTATGGCCGGTGCCTGGCACGAGGGAAGCTTGGCACGGGACAGAGCCTTGGCGATAGTCTCGTCATCAAGAGCGATGTGGCACCGGTGGGCGTCGATGTCAGGTTTTTTGGAGTGTGGGGGAGGAGGGTGTTGAGGGTGATGGTGGGGCACAGGGATGGCGGCGCTGCTCGTCATCTTTTTGGAATGGCTGCTGTGCCTGGCACCCATGGGAGGGCGAGGGGTGGGGCGAAGGTTCTGATTGGATGAAGGCTGCAGTGGTTGCCTGGTGACAACAATGGCTGCAGGTGTTTTGGGCATGCTGCTCTTGGGCTTCTGGgatagaggggtggggggaggaggagctTGGCGGCGCTGGGAGAGGGAACGGGGGGGCGGGAATAAGAGGGAATGGGGAGGCGGGGGCCGAGGTGGGCGTGACTTCCTGTTCACGTTGGGGTCCGTGACAGGGACCGAAGACGTCCCACCGGTAGTTCCTGGGCTGGGGGTGGAGTGTGTGAcgtagggggaaggagaggaggaagaggatggagggtCTTCCTCAAGCCGCCGGTGAGTCTGGAGGAAGAGGGGATTGACGAAGCAAAGAGCCCCGTTGGACTGGCTTCTCTCCaggcgagaggaggaggaggaagggggatgaGCTGGAGGAACGCTGTGGTGGCGAGTCACACTCTGTTTCTCTTGTGTCCTCTCTGCACCCTGGTTGTCACCGTCTCTGTCAGGGCGCTGTG
Coding sequences:
- the LOC129836088 gene encoding ras and Rab interactor 2-like isoform X1, coding for MAATLPSTLPSTLHSTLPRPDCHMDRSWSFFKVSDGLTDSDLSMSATLPRPDCHTDRRGSFFKLIDTFALEIGELKQEMVQTSPTEDRDPYPMVLQGLEGEVSGVYLQSSPCAGASGERDSGYDSLRRRMSVLDRLRHTHPVWLLLTLSDTEATRILLQQPPGVFLVRKSCTLQRKVLSLRVRDDDASGGASVCDFPVRESQYTFSLEGSGISFADLFRLVAFYCISRDVLPFTLNLPEAIAASKTQKDLEEVAQLGAGFWHSALGSLRRTTSPSRPPPQRPDRDGDNQGAERTQEKQSVTRHHSVPPAHPPSSSSSRLERSQSNGALCFVNPLFLQTHRRLEEDPPSSSSSPSPYVTHSTPSPGTTGGTSSVPVTDPNVNRKSRPPRPPPPHSLLFPPPRSLSQRRQAPPPPTPLSQKPKSSMPKTPAAIVVTRQPLQPSSNQNLRPTPRPPMGARHSSHSKKMTSSAAIPVPHHHPQHPPPPHSKKPDIDAHRCHIALDDETIAKALSRAKLPSCQAPAIPAPSIVGNGAGSPPSPPGKTPRREGQEGRLSDMSISTSSSDSLDYSHPPLSLPASPPLRLRHHLGNNNDSSDDEDLCDEEEEDYGVSLENDLDQGLRPPFKAHRRGVGVGVKVALSFRKVSGVFSTFMTPERRAVRRIAELSRDKSSYFGCLVQDYISFVQENKGCHTSGLDLLQTLRQFMTQMKAYLTQSSELDPPIESLIPEDQIDTVLEKAMHKCVLKPLKGVVEVALHDFQVSSGGWQQLRENLALAKTRRPQDLGVDGAVPPDLMAIEKIRHKFHNMRKMYSPDKKVSLLLRVCKLIYTIMQDNSGRMYGADDFLPMLTYVLAQCDMPQLDTEILYMMELLDPSLLHGEGGYYLTSAYGAMALIKNFQEEQAARVLSSEARDTLHQWHRRRTAQRTAPSVDDFQNYLRVALQEVNSGCTAKTLLVHPYSTTEEVCSLCAYKFKVHDPENHALFLITEATSQQLAPDTHPQRIKAEIHSHPNSQPFHFVYRRVPNLNLCIPAIPANQHNGNCLLPSQLDE
- the LOC129836088 gene encoding ras and Rab interactor 2-like isoform X2; protein product: MAATLPSTLPSTLHSTLPRPDCHMDRSWSFFKVSDGLTDSDLSMSATLPRPDCHTDRRGSFFKLIDTFALEIGELKQEMVQTSPTEDRDPYPMVLQGLEGEVSGVYLQSSPCAGASGERDSGYDSLRRRMSVLDRLRHTHPVWLLLTLSDTEATRILLQQPPGVFLVRKSCTLQRKVLSLRVRDDDASGGASVCDFPVRESQYTFSLEGSGISFADLFRLVAFYCISRDVLPFTLNLPEAIAASKTQKDLEEVAQLGAGFWHSALGSLRRTTSPSRPPPQRPDRDGDNQGAERTQEKQSVTRHHSVPPAHPPSSSSSRLERSQSNGALCFVNPLFLQTHRRLEEDPPSSSSSPSPYVTHSTPSPGTTGGTSSVPVTDPNVNRKSRPPRPPPPHSLLFPPPRSLSQRRQAPPPPTPLSQKPKSSMPKTPAAIVVTRQPLQPSSNQNLRPTPRPPMGARHSSHSKKMTSSAAIPVPHHHPQHPPPPHSKKPDIDAHRCHIALDDETIAKALSRAKLPSCQAPAIPAPSIVGNGAGSPPSPPGKTPRREGQEGRLSDMSISTSSSDSLDYSHPPLSLPASPPLRLRHHLGNNNDSSDDEDLCDEEEEDYGVSLENDLDQGLRPPFKAHRRGVGVGVKVALSFRKVSGVFSTFMTPERRAVRRIAELSRDKSSYFGCLVQDYISFVQENKGCHTSGLDLLQTLRQFMTQMKAYLTQSSELDPPIESLIPEDQIDTVLEKAMHKCVLKPLKGVVEVALHDFQVSSGGWQQLRENLALAKTRRPQDLGVDGAVPPDLMAIEKIRHKFHNMRKMYSPDKKVSLLLRVCKLIYTIMQDNSGRMYGADDFLPMLTYVLAQCDMPQLDTEILYMMELLDPSLLHGEGGYYLTSAYGAMALIKNFQEEQAARVLSSEARDTLHQWHRRRTAQRTAPSVDDFQVSP